A genomic segment from Luteibacter aegosomatis encodes:
- a CDS encoding glycosyl transferase family 4, whose protein sequence is MTLPFPGAMATLFGCAVAALVVSFASVRAAIAYAHRRGMLDAPGRRRSHTLPTPRGGGIGIVLGVLAGMPAALVLLPGSPGATVVAAFSVATVAVAAIGWLDDHGSLPIRPRLLIQLAATLLLCLAVASRTSSLLWAIPLLLAGVWCINLHNFMDGIDGLAAQQAMFFGAASAALAWSAGSPAIAGSALTMAAAATGFWWFNRSPARIFMGDVGSGTLGLFVFALSAMLWAFRTNLLWPALIFSSAFVIDATLTLLVRMLRGARWYTPHREHLYQWLVRRRGASHRRVALGYLAWNIMVCIPVAWIAYRSPAVAPGCFGAVYLAGAAVWRTGKRHCLRRRERHVSA, encoded by the coding sequence ATGACGCTGCCGTTTCCAGGGGCGATGGCCACCTTGTTCGGCTGTGCCGTGGCCGCCCTCGTCGTTTCGTTCGCCAGCGTGCGCGCGGCCATCGCCTATGCGCATCGCCGGGGCATGCTCGATGCCCCGGGACGTCGTCGGTCCCACACCCTGCCCACGCCACGCGGCGGGGGTATCGGCATCGTGCTGGGCGTCCTGGCGGGCATGCCGGCGGCGCTGGTCCTCCTGCCCGGTTCGCCGGGCGCGACGGTGGTGGCCGCGTTCAGCGTGGCCACCGTGGCCGTGGCCGCCATCGGCTGGCTCGACGACCACGGGTCGTTGCCCATCCGACCCCGGCTGCTGATCCAACTGGCCGCCACGCTGCTGCTTTGCCTCGCCGTCGCCAGCCGCACCTCCAGCCTGCTCTGGGCCATTCCCCTGCTGCTGGCGGGCGTGTGGTGCATCAACCTGCACAACTTTATGGACGGCATCGACGGCCTGGCGGCGCAGCAGGCCATGTTCTTCGGTGCCGCCTCCGCGGCGCTGGCCTGGTCGGCGGGTAGCCCGGCCATCGCCGGGTCGGCCCTGACCATGGCCGCGGCCGCCACTGGGTTCTGGTGGTTCAATCGGTCGCCGGCCCGCATTTTCATGGGCGACGTGGGCAGCGGCACGCTGGGCCTGTTCGTATTCGCCCTGTCGGCCATGCTCTGGGCGTTTCGCACGAACTTGCTGTGGCCGGCCCTCATCTTCTCGTCCGCCTTCGTCATCGACGCCACCTTGACGTTGCTCGTGCGAATGCTGCGCGGTGCGCGCTGGTACACTCCGCATCGCGAGCATCTTTATCAATGGCTCGTGAGACGTCGGGGGGCGTCGCACCGTCGGGTCGCCCTCGGCTATCTCGCGTGGAACATCATGGTCTGTATTCCCGTCGCATGGATCGCGTACCGCTCACCCGCGGTGGCGCCCGGTTGCTTCGGGGCGGTGTATCTGGCTGGAGCAGCGGTCTGGCGTACTGGTAAGCGTCATTGCTTGCGTCGAAGGGAGCGACATGTTTCTGCGTAA
- a CDS encoding polysaccharide biosynthesis protein: MFLRKFIGIIHPRTAVVAHDLAMAALAWWIAKSLRYALMPDLSPVSYLPMEFPIVLLVQGAVFNWTGLYKGVWRFASLPDLWNIIRATVIGALIIGLAMVMYARLDGVPRSVLLVYPVVLVVLLGLPRLSYRFWKDSRIDLFQSAPTKRVLIVGADRAGDALARDLRRDSRYSVIGFVDDNTALRGAQIGGVPVLGTIDQLAELSKAVAVQMLLIAVPGATTSQMRRIVAFCESTGLPFRTVPRLEDVVAGRAQFNEIKEVAIEDLLGRDAVELDWTAIRENISGRRVLVTGGGGSIGSELCRQVARLGAQSLTVVEMSEYNLYRIGQELTSAYPELIFNGVLADAREEVAINRLFEETQPQIVFHASAYKHVPMLQGQLREAFRNNVMGTRVVANAAVRIGAESFVLISTDKAVNPTSVMGACKRMAEIWCQNLAAHTSTRFITVRFGNVLDSAGSVVPLFRRQIRQGGPVTITHPEISRYFMTIPEACQLILQAASLGKGGEIFALDMGDPVKIRDLAEQMIRLAGKRPGADIQIVYTGLRSGEKLFEELFHPLENYKSTTHAKIFQAQHRQVSWDLLQTQLARAEEAVAQFDEETLRRCVSHLLPSFRWGDSQTDNVVPLRRNENGDIA, from the coding sequence ATGTTTCTGCGTAAATTCATCGGCATCATCCATCCCCGTACGGCGGTGGTCGCCCACGACCTCGCCATGGCGGCCCTGGCGTGGTGGATCGCCAAATCGTTGCGCTATGCGTTGATGCCCGACCTCTCGCCGGTCAGTTACCTGCCGATGGAGTTTCCCATCGTGCTGCTGGTGCAGGGCGCCGTATTCAACTGGACCGGCCTGTACAAGGGGGTTTGGCGCTTCGCGAGCCTGCCCGACCTGTGGAACATCATCCGCGCGACGGTGATCGGCGCGCTGATCATCGGCCTGGCCATGGTCATGTACGCCCGCCTGGACGGCGTGCCGCGTTCGGTGCTGCTCGTGTACCCGGTGGTGCTGGTGGTGCTGCTGGGCCTTCCCCGATTGAGCTACCGCTTCTGGAAGGACAGCCGCATCGATCTCTTCCAGTCGGCGCCGACCAAGCGCGTGCTGATCGTCGGCGCCGATCGCGCGGGCGACGCGCTGGCGCGCGACCTGCGCCGGGACAGCCGCTACAGCGTGATCGGCTTCGTCGACGACAACACGGCCCTCCGTGGCGCGCAGATCGGCGGCGTACCCGTGCTGGGCACCATCGACCAGCTCGCCGAGCTGTCCAAGGCCGTAGCGGTGCAGATGCTGCTCATCGCCGTGCCGGGCGCCACCACGTCGCAGATGCGCCGCATCGTGGCCTTCTGCGAAAGCACCGGCCTGCCGTTCCGCACCGTGCCGCGCCTGGAAGACGTGGTCGCCGGCCGCGCGCAATTCAACGAGATCAAGGAAGTCGCCATCGAAGACCTCCTCGGCCGCGATGCGGTGGAGCTGGACTGGACGGCCATCCGCGAGAACATCAGCGGTCGCCGTGTGCTGGTCACGGGCGGCGGCGGTTCGATCGGTTCGGAACTCTGCCGCCAGGTGGCGCGCCTCGGGGCGCAGTCGCTCACCGTGGTGGAGATGTCCGAGTACAACCTCTACCGGATCGGCCAGGAACTGACCTCGGCCTATCCCGAGCTGATCTTCAACGGCGTGCTCGCCGACGCCCGGGAAGAGGTGGCGATCAACCGCCTGTTCGAGGAAACGCAGCCGCAGATCGTGTTCCACGCGTCGGCCTACAAGCACGTGCCGATGCTCCAGGGGCAGTTACGCGAAGCGTTCCGCAACAACGTGATGGGCACGCGCGTGGTGGCGAACGCCGCCGTGCGCATCGGCGCCGAATCGTTCGTGCTCATCTCCACCGACAAGGCGGTGAACCCCACCTCGGTGATGGGGGCGTGCAAGCGCATGGCCGAGATCTGGTGCCAGAACCTTGCCGCGCATACCTCTACACGTTTCATTACGGTTCGCTTCGGTAACGTGCTCGACTCCGCCGGTTCCGTCGTGCCGCTCTTCCGCCGACAGATCCGCCAGGGTGGGCCGGTGACCATCACCCACCCGGAGATCTCGCGCTACTTCATGACCATTCCCGAGGCGTGCCAGCTCATCCTGCAGGCCGCGAGCCTGGGCAAGGGCGGCGAGATCTTCGCGTTGGACATGGGCGATCCGGTGAAGATCCGCGACCTGGCCGAGCAGATGATCCGCCTCGCGGGCAAGCGTCCGGGAGCGGATATCCAGATCGTCTACACGGGTCTTCGCTCAGGTGAGAAGCTGTTCGAAGAATTGTTCCACCCGTTGGAGAATTATAAGAGCACGACGCACGCCAAGATCTTCCAGGCCCAGCATCGCCAGGTATCGTGGGACCTCCTGCAGACGCAGTTGGCCCGTGCCGAGGAGGCGGTGGCCCAGTTCGACGAAGAAACCCTGCGTCGCTGCGTATCGCACCTGTTGCCGTCGTTCCGCTGGGGCGACTCGCAGACCGATAACGTCGTGCCGCTACGCCGCAACGAGAATGGAGACATCGCATGA
- the galU gene encoding UTP--glucose-1-phosphate uridylyltransferase GalU, whose product MTQPLRTVVFPVAGLGTRFLPATKVVAKEMLPVLDRPLIQYAVDEAVDAGADTLVFVTNRYKHAIADYFDKAYELEEKLAEKNKDELLDILRGILPSRVRCVFVTQPEALGLGDAVLRAAPVVGNERFGVMLPDDLIWTKGKGALRQMAEVAAEYDAGVIAVEEVPENDTDKYGIVDATEAVSDRATVIRHMVEKPKPADAPSNLAVVGRYVLPCEIFEYLKNTRPGAGGEIQLTDAIENLLKDKRKVLAYRFEGTRFDCGNKAGLVRATMAMALEDPKLAPIVREYANKA is encoded by the coding sequence ATGACCCAACCCCTGCGCACGGTGGTATTTCCGGTGGCCGGCCTCGGTACGCGCTTCCTGCCCGCGACCAAGGTGGTAGCCAAGGAAATGCTCCCGGTGCTCGACCGGCCGCTCATCCAGTACGCCGTGGACGAGGCCGTCGACGCCGGTGCCGACACGCTGGTGTTCGTCACCAACCGATACAAGCACGCGATCGCCGACTACTTCGACAAGGCGTACGAGCTTGAGGAAAAGCTCGCCGAGAAGAACAAGGACGAACTGCTCGACATCCTTCGCGGCATCCTGCCCTCGCGCGTGCGTTGCGTCTTCGTGACGCAGCCCGAGGCACTGGGCCTCGGCGACGCCGTGCTGCGCGCCGCACCCGTGGTGGGCAACGAGCGCTTCGGCGTCATGCTGCCCGACGACCTGATCTGGACCAAGGGCAAGGGCGCGCTGCGGCAGATGGCCGAGGTGGCGGCCGAGTACGACGCCGGCGTCATCGCGGTGGAAGAGGTGCCGGAGAACGACACCGACAAGTACGGCATCGTCGACGCCACCGAGGCGGTGAGCGACCGTGCCACGGTGATCCGCCACATGGTGGAGAAACCGAAGCCGGCCGACGCACCCTCGAACCTCGCCGTGGTGGGCCGTTACGTGCTGCCGTGCGAGATCTTCGAATACCTGAAGAACACCCGGCCGGGCGCCGGCGGCGAGATCCAGCTGACGGACGCCATCGAAAACCTGCTGAAGGACAAGCGCAAGGTGCTGGCCTATCGTTTCGAAGGCACGCGTTTCGACTGCGGCAACAAGGCCGGCCTGGTGCGCGCCACCATGGCGATGGCATTGGAAGACCCGAAGCTCGCGCCGATCGTGCGGGAGTACGCCAACAAGGCGTAA
- a CDS encoding amidase — protein MVHATRLVMALALAFPLTSQARDATEDDAFASIATLREAYATGSLTPEGMTRLFLDRIARIDHAGPTLRSVIETNPDAEAIAAKAKGKGPLAGIPILLKDNIDTGDRMMTAAGSLALILKPAPRDATVTAKLRKAGAIILGKANLSEWANMRSAHATSGWTGRGGLTRNPYVLDRNACGSSAGSGAAVAAGLATVAIGSETDGSIICPASMNALVGIKPTVGLVSRTGIIPISATQDTAGPMARSVADAAAVLGVIAGSDPRDPATAEADRHATDYTRFLDANALRGKRIGVVRQLAGIEPNADRALENTIAVLKAQGAVVVDPVEIPHLNELSQRELDVLLTDFKHDIGAYLATRPDQPMKTLADLIAFNEREAAREMPWFGQDLFIRAQAMGGTDDPAYIEKRDTNRRLAGPEGIDAALKKDRLDALLAPSWGPAYTTDLVLGDHVVSGDPTVGGVSAPAAIAGYPSITLPVEFAHQLPVGVVFFGTKWSEPTLIGIAYALEQQVKAYRRPTFMATLPLE, from the coding sequence ATGGTTCATGCAACACGGCTCGTCATGGCGCTCGCGCTCGCCTTCCCGTTGACCTCGCAGGCGCGCGACGCCACCGAGGACGACGCATTCGCATCTATCGCCACCCTTCGCGAGGCCTATGCGACGGGCAGCCTCACGCCCGAGGGCATGACCCGCCTGTTCCTCGACCGCATCGCCCGGATCGACCACGCCGGCCCCACCCTGCGCTCGGTGATCGAAACCAACCCCGATGCCGAGGCCATCGCGGCGAAAGCGAAGGGCAAGGGCCCGCTCGCCGGCATCCCGATCCTGCTGAAGGACAACATCGATACGGGCGACCGCATGATGACCGCGGCCGGCTCTCTGGCCCTCATCCTGAAACCGGCGCCGCGCGACGCGACGGTCACGGCGAAGTTGCGCAAGGCGGGCGCCATCATCCTGGGCAAGGCCAACCTGAGCGAGTGGGCGAACATGCGCTCGGCGCACGCCACCAGCGGCTGGACGGGGCGCGGCGGGCTGACGCGCAACCCCTACGTACTCGACCGCAATGCCTGCGGCTCGAGCGCGGGATCCGGTGCCGCCGTCGCCGCCGGCCTGGCCACCGTCGCCATCGGCAGCGAAACCGACGGGTCGATCATCTGCCCGGCCTCGATGAACGCGCTCGTCGGCATCAAGCCCACGGTGGGCCTGGTCAGCCGCACCGGCATCATTCCCATCTCGGCCACGCAGGACACGGCGGGACCGATGGCCCGCAGCGTCGCCGACGCGGCCGCCGTGCTCGGCGTCATCGCCGGCAGCGACCCGCGCGACCCGGCCACGGCCGAGGCCGACCGCCACGCCACCGATTACACCCGGTTCCTCGACGCGAACGCGCTGCGCGGCAAGCGCATCGGCGTGGTTCGCCAGCTTGCGGGCATCGAACCCAATGCGGACCGTGCGCTGGAGAACACCATCGCCGTCCTCAAGGCGCAGGGTGCCGTCGTGGTCGATCCGGTGGAGATTCCGCATCTGAACGAACTGAGCCAGCGCGAACTCGACGTGCTGCTGACCGACTTCAAGCACGACATCGGCGCCTACCTCGCCACGCGTCCCGACCAGCCGATGAAAACGCTCGCCGATCTCATCGCCTTCAACGAGCGCGAAGCGGCGAGGGAAATGCCCTGGTTCGGGCAGGACCTCTTCATCAGGGCGCAGGCGATGGGCGGCACGGACGATCCGGCGTACATCGAAAAGAGGGATACGAACCGTCGGCTGGCCGGCCCGGAAGGCATCGACGCGGCGTTGAAGAAGGATCGCCTCGACGCATTGCTCGCCCCGAGCTGGGGACCGGCCTACACCACCGACCTGGTACTGGGCGACCACGTGGTCAGCGGCGATCCGACCGTCGGGGGCGTATCGGCGCCGGCGGCCATCGCGGGCTATCCGTCGATCACCTTGCCGGTGGAGTTCGCGCACCAGTTACCGGTGGGCGTGGTGTTCTTCGGCACGAAGTGGAGCGAGCCGACGTTGATCGGCATCGCTTATGCGTTGGAACAGCAGGTGAAAGCGTATCGCCGGCCCACGTTCATGGCGACACTGCCGCTGGAGTGA